The following proteins come from a genomic window of Miscanthus floridulus cultivar M001 chromosome 2, ASM1932011v1, whole genome shotgun sequence:
- the LOC136516574 gene encoding replication factor C subunit 5-like, producing MLWVDKYRPKTLDKVTVHDQVAQNLRKLVSEQDCPHLLFYGPSGSGKKTLILALIKQMFGAGAEKVRLENKTWKIDTGTRTLEIELPMLSSAHHVEMNPSDAGFQDRYVVQEVIKEMAKNRPIDAKGKRAFKVLVLNEVDKLSREAQHSLRRTMEKYSSSCRLILCCNSSSKVTEAVRSRCLNVRVNAPSEDQIVQVLEFIGKKENLHLPAGFAARIAAQSNRNLRRAILFFETCKVQQYPFTSNQVAPPLDWEQYVSEIATDILTEQSPKRLFAVRQKFYELLVNCIPPESILKKLLAELLRKLDADLKHEICHWAAHYEHKMRLGSKAIFHLEAFVAKFMSIYKEFLVATFG from the exons ATGTTGTGGGTAGACAAGTACCGGCCGAAAACCCTAGACAAGGTCACCGTCCACGACCAGGTCGCGCAGAACCTCAGGAAGCTC GTGTCGGAGCAGGATTGCCCGCACCTGCTGTTCTATGGGCCGTCGGGGTCCGGGAAAAAAACCCTAATCCTCGCGCTCATCAAGCAGATGTTTGGCGCCGGTGCGGAGAAG GTTAGGCTGGAGAACAAGACATGGAAAATAGAT ACTGGAACAAGGACACTTGAGATAGAATTGCCGATGTTGTCAAGTGCTCACCATGTGGAGATGAACCCCAGTGATGCTGGCTTTCAGGACAGGTATGTTGTCCAGGAGGTCATCAAAGAGATGGCGAAGAACAGGCCAATTGATGCCAAAGGCAAGAGAGCATTTAAAG TCCttgtgttaaatgaagttgacaAGCTCTCACGAGAAGCTCAGCATTCCCTCCGCAGAACTATGGAAAAGTATAGCTCATCATGCAGGCTGATCCTATGCTGTAACAGCTCCTCAAAAGTGACAGAGGCTGTAAGATCCCGTTGCTTAAATGTGCGAGTAAATGCACCCAGCGAAGATCAG ATTGTCCAAGTTCTAGAGTTCATTGGGAAGAAAGAAAACCTGCATCTTCCAGCTGGATTTGCTGCTCGTATCGCAGCACAATCAAACCGTAATCTTAGGCGGGCAATACTGTTTTTTGAGACTTGCAAAGTGCAACA ATACCCATTTACATCAAATCAAGTGGCGCCTCCTCTTGATTGGGAGCAATATGTGTCTGAAATAGCAACTGATATACTGACAGAACAAAGCCCTAAAAG GCTATTTGCTGTACGTCAGAAATTCTATGAATTACTCGTCAATTGCATCCCACCTGAAAGTATTTTGAAG AAATTGTTGGCAGAATTATTGAGGAAGTTAGATGCTGATCTGAAACATGAAATCTGTCACTGGGCTGCACACTAT GAGCACAAGATGCGCCTTGGATCAAAGGCCATTTTTCATCTAGAAG CTTTCGTGGCCAAGTTCATGAGCATTTACAAGGAGTTCCTGGTGGCTACATTTGGTTGA
- the LOC136516561 gene encoding BTB/POZ and MATH domain-containing protein 4-like isoform X2 — protein MEDEDAGPGGGGEASPPHHAAAASGDRARDMAASPTRSRSVTQTVNGSHRFVIQGYSLAKGMGVGKHIASETFTVGGYQWAIYFYPDGKNPEDNSNYVSVFIALASDGTDVRALFELTLLDQSGKGKHKVHSHFDRSLESGPYTLKYRGSMWGYKRFFRRNALELSDFLKDDCLKINCTVGVVVSTMDYSRPHSIEVPESDIGYHFGTLLDTQEGVDVVFSVAGEKFHAHKLVLAARSPFFRSEFFDHESGEEKNETDMKDEIKDIVIDDMDPVVFKAVLHFIYRDNLVDDDELSASSSDCSIFDSLAGKLMAAADKYELPRLRLLCESYLCKHISVNSVATTLALADRQHAMELKSVCLKFAAENLSDALMCLQL, from the exons ATggaggacgaggacgccggcccCGGCGGCGGGGGCGAGGCCTCCCCTCCGCACCACGCCGCGGCGGCGTCGGGCGACCGGGCGCGGGACATGGCGGCGTCCCCGACGCGCTCGCGCTCCGTGACGCAGACGGTGAACGGGTCCCACCGCTTCGTGATCCAGGGCTACTCGCTCGCCAAGGGCATGGGCGTCGGGAAGCACATCGCCAGCGAGACCTTCACCGTCGGCGGCTACCAGTGGGCGATCTACTTCTACCCCGACGGGAAGAACCCCGAGGACAACTCCAACTACGTCTCCGTCTTCATCGCGCTCGCGTCTGACGGCACCGACGTGCGCGCGCTCTTCGAGCTCACGCTCCTCGACCAGAGCGGCAAGGGCAAGCACAAGGTGCACTCGCACTTCGACCGCTCCCTAGAGTCCGGGCCATACACCCTCAAGTACCGCGGATCCATGTG GGGCTATAAAAGGTTCTTTCGGCGTAATGCTCTTGAACTATCAGATTTTCTTAAAGATGATTGCTTGAAGATAAACTGTACTGTGGGTGTTGTAGTATCAACTATGGATTATTCTAGGCCACATTCAATAGAGGTTCCAGAGTCTGACATAGGCTATCATTTTGGAACACTTTTGGACACTCAGGAAGGTGTAGATGTTGTTTTTAGTGTAGCAGGAGAGAAGTTTCATGCCCATAAGTTGGTATTGGCTGCCCGGTCTCCCTTTTTTAGATCTGAATTTTTCGATCATGAATCGGGTGAAGAGAAGAACGAAACTGATATGAAGGATGAAATCAAAGATATCGTCATCGATGACATGGATCCTGTAGTGTTCAAG GCTGTGCTTCATTTTATCTACAGGGACAATCttgttgatgatgatgagttGTCTGCATCAAGCTCTGACTGCTCTATCTTTGATAGTTTAGCTGGGAAGTTAATGGCTGCAGCAGACAAATATGAGTTGCCAAGGCTAAGATTGTTGTGTGAATCTTACTTGTGCAAGCATATTTCTGTAAACTCCGTGGCAACTACTCTAGCATTGGCTGATCGGCAGCATGCTATGGAGCTTAAATCTGTTTGCCTAAAATTTGCTGCTGAAAACCTTTCAG ATGCCCTTATGTGTCTGCAGCTGTGA
- the LOC136516561 gene encoding BTB/POZ and MATH domain-containing protein 5-like isoform X1, with protein sequence MEDEDAGPGGGGEASPPHHAAAASGDRARDMAASPTRSRSVTQTVNGSHRFVIQGYSLAKGMGVGKHIASETFTVGGYQWAIYFYPDGKNPEDNSNYVSVFIALASDGTDVRALFELTLLDQSGKGKHKVHSHFDRSLESGPYTLKYRGSMWGYKRFFRRNALELSDFLKDDCLKINCTVGVVVSTMDYSRPHSIEVPESDIGYHFGTLLDTQEGVDVVFSVAGEKFHAHKLVLAARSPFFRSEFFDHESGEEKNETDMKDEIKDIVIDDMDPVVFKAVLHFIYRDNLVDDDELSASSSDCSIFDSLAGKLMAAADKYELPRLRLLCESYLCKHISVNSVATTLALADRQHAMELKSVCLKFAAENLSAVIRSEGFDYLKDNCISLQSEILRTVAGCEEPCSSGVKSQSVWAQLSDGGDTSGRRVRPRV encoded by the exons ATggaggacgaggacgccggcccCGGCGGCGGGGGCGAGGCCTCCCCTCCGCACCACGCCGCGGCGGCGTCGGGCGACCGGGCGCGGGACATGGCGGCGTCCCCGACGCGCTCGCGCTCCGTGACGCAGACGGTGAACGGGTCCCACCGCTTCGTGATCCAGGGCTACTCGCTCGCCAAGGGCATGGGCGTCGGGAAGCACATCGCCAGCGAGACCTTCACCGTCGGCGGCTACCAGTGGGCGATCTACTTCTACCCCGACGGGAAGAACCCCGAGGACAACTCCAACTACGTCTCCGTCTTCATCGCGCTCGCGTCTGACGGCACCGACGTGCGCGCGCTCTTCGAGCTCACGCTCCTCGACCAGAGCGGCAAGGGCAAGCACAAGGTGCACTCGCACTTCGACCGCTCCCTAGAGTCCGGGCCATACACCCTCAAGTACCGCGGATCCATGTG GGGCTATAAAAGGTTCTTTCGGCGTAATGCTCTTGAACTATCAGATTTTCTTAAAGATGATTGCTTGAAGATAAACTGTACTGTGGGTGTTGTAGTATCAACTATGGATTATTCTAGGCCACATTCAATAGAGGTTCCAGAGTCTGACATAGGCTATCATTTTGGAACACTTTTGGACACTCAGGAAGGTGTAGATGTTGTTTTTAGTGTAGCAGGAGAGAAGTTTCATGCCCATAAGTTGGTATTGGCTGCCCGGTCTCCCTTTTTTAGATCTGAATTTTTCGATCATGAATCGGGTGAAGAGAAGAACGAAACTGATATGAAGGATGAAATCAAAGATATCGTCATCGATGACATGGATCCTGTAGTGTTCAAG GCTGTGCTTCATTTTATCTACAGGGACAATCttgttgatgatgatgagttGTCTGCATCAAGCTCTGACTGCTCTATCTTTGATAGTTTAGCTGGGAAGTTAATGGCTGCAGCAGACAAATATGAGTTGCCAAGGCTAAGATTGTTGTGTGAATCTTACTTGTGCAAGCATATTTCTGTAAACTCCGTGGCAACTACTCTAGCATTGGCTGATCGGCAGCATGCTATGGAGCTTAAATCTGTTTGCCTAAAATTTGCTGCTGAAAACCTTTCAG CTGTGATCCGGAGCGAGGGGTTCGACTATCTCAAAGACAACTGCATATCTCTGCAGTCAGAGATACTACGGACAGTTGCCGGGTGTGAGGAGCCATGTAGCAGCGGCGTGAAAAGCCAGAGCGTGTGGGCGCAGCTCTCTGACGGCGGCGACACCAGCGGGCGCAGGGTGAGGCCAAGGGTCTGA